The genome window ccctgcgtgatctgttgacttcctgaagggttggtcgtctctgaaaggacgtggaaagatgtaggtggtatcatcagcgtaggagtggatagggcaagaagtttggttaagaagatcattaatgaataatagaaagagagtgggtgacaggacagaaccctgaggaacaccactgttaatagatttaggagaagaacagtggccgtctaccacagctgcaatagaacggtcggaaaggaaacttgagataaagttgcagagagaaggatagaaaccgtaggagggcaggtttgaaatcaaagctttgtgccagactctatcaaaagcttttgatatgtctaacgcgacagcaaaagtttcaccgaaatctctaaaagaggatgaccaagactcagtaaggaaagccagaagatcaccagtagagcgaccttgacggaagccatactggcgatcagatagaagattgtgaagtgacatatgtttaagaatcttcctattcaggatagattaaaaaaactttagacaagcaagagattaaagctataggacggtagtttgagggattagaacggtcaccctttttaggaacaggctgaatgtaggcaaacttccagcaagaaggaaaggtagaagtcgatagacatagttaaaagagtttggccagacaaggtgcaagcacggaagcacagtttttgagaacaataggagggaccccatcaggtccataagccttccgagggtttaggccagcgagggcatggaaaacattattacgaagaattttaattgtaggcataaaataatcagagggaggaggagagggaggacaagcccagaatcatccaaggtggagttgttagcaaaggtttgagagaagagttcagctttagagacagaagagatggcagtggtgccatcaggatgaaataaaggaggaaagatgaagaagtaaagttattgagatgttttggccagatgccagaagtcacgagggagtttgagtttgaaagattttgacattttctatttatgaaagagtgtttggcaagttgaagaacagacttggcatgattctgggcagaaatataaagtgcatgagattcaggagatggaaggctcaagtaccttttgtgggcaacctctctatcatgtatagcacgagaacaggctgtgttaaaccaaggtttagaaggtttaggttgagaaaagaatgaggaatgtacgcctccatgccagacactatcacctctgttatgcgttcagcacacagagatgggtctctgacacagaaacagtaatcactgaggaaaatcagcataatacttcctcaggtcccccaactggcagaggcaaaacgccagaggcacctccgctttggggatcctgaggaggaattggagaaataggacaagatacagaaatgagattgtgatcggaggagcccaacggagatgatagcgtaacagcataaacagaaggattagaggtaaggaagagatcaagaatgttgggcgtgtctccaagacggtcaggaatacgagtagggtgttgcaccagttgctctaggtcatggaggatagcaaagttgaaggctagttcaccaggatggtcagtgaagggagaggaaacccaaagctggtggtgaacattgaaatctccaagaatggagatctcgtgaaagggtagagggacagaatgtgctccactttggaagttaaatagtcaaagaatttactatagtcagaggagttagggagagatagacagcacagataaatttagttagagagtgactattgagtcgaagccagatggtggaaaactcggaagattcaagagcgtgggcacgagagcaagttaagtcgttgcgcacatagacgcaacatccagctttggaacgaaaatgaggatagagaaagtaggagggaacagagaagggctactgtcagttgcctcagacagctgtgtttcggtgaggaaaagaagatgaggtttagtagaggagaggtggtgttctacagattgaaaattagatctaagaccgcgaatgttgcagaagttaatgaagaaaaagttgaggaggtgtcaagacattttgggtcgccaccgagagagcagtccgacctggggacatttctggtccctcccagaaggggactctgaggctggatttggagtcgccattttgaattttgaattttaagtgaagggtgtgtgtgtgtgtaagtgcatgtagttttatgtgaagagggagagttgtctttagagggcaggctgtgactgcccccttgagttgtgagacacaaagggaaacgttcagcgagatcacaactagctttaatggaaagttcacagcaccccctgaactagtgctattagacctcgctgggagtaaattatcgtttcggtaggtgtctactacctcctccattaAAATATGTATTCTGATATGCTCTGTTCTCTCATAAAGGTTATTATTAAAAGCCACACATTTGATAAGTTAGGTTATCATGGATTTTATCTCTTGTGTATGGAGCATAGTTATTGTTGAACTGTCACCCTAATCATTAAAATCCATAAAAATCACATGCTTCCTCTAGTCTAGTGCCTGTTGATATGAAACAGTGAGAACATATTATTGCTCAGTGAGAATTTGCAATTTCACTGACAAAACAGCGATTATATTAAACAATCCCGCTAAATATTTTAATGAAAACACAACTACACCCAAGACCAATGCACTAAATAATACTCAGCAACACGCCAGCTTGAACAATAGAGAACAGTGTCACAGTAGAGAGCTCACCTTTGAAATCCATCAGACACCGATCTTTGTATACTCAGCCTATCACCACTTGTATTATCCATGATACACTATATATAgatattgaaaaatataaaaagaaatcctCCGTGGGGGACTTAGCAGTCACGGGTAGCGGAATGTAAAAACGACACGCCACCTGCACTACGTAAACAGAGAGATGAACACGGAAGCCACAAACTGCTGGTGCACGTGTACCTGAGATGTCACGACTCACGACGGCTggctggagggaaggtggggatCGCTTCCTTattagtgcagagagagagagagagagagagagagagagagagagagagagagagagagagagagagtgtgtgtgtgtgtgtgtgtgtgtgtgtgtgtgtgtgtgtgtgtgtgtgtgtgtgcgcgcgcgcgcccagTATAAATAGCGTTAATCTATTCCACGAGTTGCGGAGGGAGgagctgtggtgatggtggtgaggaggaggaggaggaggaggaggaggaggaggaggaggaggaggaggaggaggaggacaaaacagCGCGAATTATGTGCGCCAAGGGAGACACTTACTTGCAGGAGTGTCAGAGGTATAAGCGCTCACCAACACAGGCGGGGAAGTGATACGGCCGTAAGTCACGTACACCTTCAGCCTGTAATTCGTGGCCGCGTGCAAGTGACTTACGTTGAAGGTTGGGCTTGTGGAGGTGACGTTGGCAAGCAGCGTTTTGTTCCATAGATACACCTGAAGGGTAAGAAAGACGATACTGAGATttggtggaaggaggaaggtgagctGTAATGGATTTCTGTCTTTTGCTGTGACGGTGCAGGCGTGCGCCACTCACCTCTGCAGTGTACAGCGTGGTGGCGTTTTCCTCCAACTGTGGTGGCGTGAGGCAgacgagggtgagggaggaggtacTGATATGCACCACGCGGCAGGACCAGCCCGGCACGCCCACCTCTGCCCGCCCGCATGAAACAACAAAGAATGAGTCATCCGTGCCAGATATCACACTATATTAAGAAACAGGTGTACTGTGTACTGATGGTGAACGGCAAGGCGATGGACAAGTACCAATCACCTCGAATAGTGAAGTTACAGGGAACTATTTGGTCACCGATCTGATTGGTGGCCCAGCAGTACAGCTTTCGGCGGTGGCTGGTGGAGGATGCCACCGTCAGTAGGGAGGTGGTCACGCTTCTGCCACGCTTCAGGAGTTCAGCACTCGTCATCTCATCTTTGTCCTCCCACTGCCAGTAGATGGAGTCAGGCGACGGGAGAGATGTCACGGTACAGTTCACAGTGACAGGCTTATCATAGATGAAGTAAGTGGTGACAGATGCCACGCACTTGGGTCTATCTGTTCACAGAAATTTGgacgtaaaaataaaataaggaaagtcaCAAACTTACAAATATAATGATTCAAAGAACATGAATTCATtacaagaagataaaaatgtcaGCAGTCACTATTAACATTTGATGGTGAGGGTGACAGCGGCGCTGCGCACCCTGGCCAGCGTGTTTGCAGCCTCGCAGCTGTACCGGCCAGCCTGGTGCCGTCCTACGTTGCGCATCACCAGGGAGCTGCGGCTGGTGACCACACCCGCACTCCTATTCTGCACCACCTGGCGCCCCTGCAAACACTTGCCTGTTACCCACGCACAAATAAGTTCACCGAGAGCTGGGTCACACACGGTACAAGATTCATAGTTCATCGGCATGAAAATATCCAGGTTATCTCTGATACAATAAAAACTGAAATGCAATCAATCTCATTATTCTACagaaaataatagtgatgagCATTTTAAGAAACTGtcttacaaagaaaaaaagtgttaagaTTTTATATTCTAACGTACTGTTGTGGCTTACAGTACAGATGGTGAGAGTGACGGTGCCTCAGCTAACGACCTACCTCATGGAACCATGTGATGGCTGTTGTTGAGGGATTGGCGGCCACGGAACAAGTGAAATACACGTTGTCTCCCTCCTTTAATGAGCCAGCGCGTAGCGGCTGGCCCAGAGACGCCCGTACTGATGGTGGGTCTGGAGAGGCAAGAGACAaatatgtattatttatttagcaGTGTATCAAGGCAACACTAGTTCACGTCCAGGACGCTCAACACATGTCCCGGAACTAAATGACAAGAACATGGATGTATCTAATGGTTTCAGTGGTAAGAATATTGATACTAACACAGACACATTTGCAATGATTAAAGAAGTGAGCATCATTACCCCTGAGGAAGGAGACCGGACTCACAATGCACGGTGAGTGTGGTGAAGTTGGTGAGGCTGGCGTTGAGGGCGAGATTGGTAGCGGAGCAGGTGACCCGTGCCAGGTGCAGATGGCGAGTTACGTTGAGAATCAACTCACTGAATGTTTTGTTACCTTCCTCCCAGctctgaggaagggaggaagaccaACAGATAGACTTCAGCTGAGTATTTATTCGAGTGTACCTCACAATGTCAAAAGGAAGACTTTTAACGATTATCTGATGCTAAAAAGTACTACAATATATAAGAAGAGTTTGAAATTTGTGTTGTTATCAGGAAATTAGTAATATAGGTTTTGTGGAGTAAAATCAGTGAGGCCGTGTCAAAGATTTTAAGTACAGCATAGCCAACACTGTCCAGTACTATACAAAACTAGACCCCATCTCAAATAGTGCCACTTGTAAGTATGCCACTCTCAATGTATATGGTCTGCattgtttctacacacacacacacacacacacacacacatcatgccttTGCACGACACTCCACCATGAAGTAATGGGggcctgcctcactgcctcaccttGCTTTCTCTCATCGCTATTTGTTGCAAGATCCAGGAGAGGCGTGGGGCGGGATTGGAGCCAGTAGCCTCACACCGCAGTATGGCCCTCTGCCCCACCACTAGCGGGACGGGCACGCGCAACCTCACGCTCACCGGCAACACTGGAACAAGCCACACACTACCATCACTTTGCAATGCGACGCCAAGATAGATTCAGAGATAGATTTAGAATTTCAGCATACCTTTCATAAGTACTATCAGTCCTTCGCtcagtatttatttatgcaaGATCAGCGCagggcaagggcaacaaaaagaacaagaaaggaaaaaggttcacttatttgccagtcccaaaagaaagataaaaagatcatCTCTTTTAGGAAGAGTTCAAGtcacaagaaggaggagaaaagagaagtacgcaagaagttccagagtttaccagaggaaaaGGATTAAATGATTGAACAtgatggttaactcttgcataagGGATATGGACAGAATACGGGCGAGTATAGCTCGCACACCAGTAATTAAAGTCACTGTAGCTCAACACAATATAATGAAATACCTAATCAGCACAACCCAACAATGCCTGTGATGGCTCAATAAATCTCTAAGGCATTGCTCTAAGCCTGACTACGCGCACCAGGCAAGAAAGGCACCACGAAACACGTACGCGACGCCACACAATTATAATGTGACGTGTCGTGACATAACGTCCTATGGACACAGAAAACAGACAGTAATGCCGCCAATGATGCATCGCCAAACTCCCTCTACATCTCATgccgattgtgtgtgtgtgtgtgtgtgtgtgtgtgtgtgtgtgtgtgtgtgtgtgtgtgtgtgtgtgtgtgtgtgtgtgtgtgtgtgtgtgtgtgtgtgtgaatgctatTATAGTCATTATGATTAACAAACTTATTAGGACTATAACAAACCAATGTTATCCACACGACCAAATTAGGCAGCTTCAGTGCTAATAATGAAGGCTTCCCCATGTATCACCCACTGCGCTGCCCACGCCGCTCCTTCACTCACGGATCATGTGCACGGTGACGGTGGCAACTGCGGCCCGATACAGGCGGGAGTTGTTGGCTGTGCAGGTGAGTTGTCTGAGGTGCCATGCGCGGGAAATGTTTTCCACCACCAAGTTGTTTTCTACCttcgcctccaccacctcccggGAGCTCTTGAGAACCATCCCGCCCGTCCACCACCGCACACTGGGCAGCGGCACACCTGTAAAGTGAGCTCTGATGCTGCTCAGGTTCTGAGTACCCCTCACGAGCCTTAACAGtgccagcagtgtgtgtgtgtgtgtgtgtgtgtgtgtgtgtgtgtgtgtgtgtgtgtgtgtgtgtgtgtgtgtgtgtgtgtgtgtgtgtaatctttcctttatttgtccATTTATTTGATTGTTTGTCTGTCAGAATGTTATCAACAATATATGTAATTggattccatttttttccagaaAAGGCTCATATAATCAAAGCTACATTACAAATCGGACTAAGGGTAATTCATAGTTCCTCCTTCAAATTTCAGTTGGGTAACGTCTATAGAAAATATCTATATTTCACAATCTCTACTGATACCGCCTActcatttcataatttttccataCAATATCCATAAGGCCTTTATTGAGCTGGGTCTTTGGACATGCAGTGGAGGACATGCAGTGAAGACAAATTACCTTGGCGAGCAAGGCAAGTCACGTTGAGGATGTGTCCAGCAGGGTAAGGCCCCAACACTCCATCCCGCACCTCAACGCCTCCCTCTTCCAGGATGTCCACCCTCTCGACGGGCTCTGAGGACACCAACACCATGTTGGCGGAGAAACTTCGACTACTTCATCAattgactacacacacacacacacacacacacacacacacacacacacacacgtgtgtgtatgtgtgtgtgtgtgtgtgtgtgtgtgtgtgtgtgtgtgtgtgtgtgtgtgtgtgtgtgtgtgtgtatttcacactggctgggtgaccagcaaacgaccgtggtgaattacacacacacacacacacacacacacacacacacacacacatacatacacacatacacacccggtagctcagtggttagagcgctggcttcacaagccagaggaccgggattcgattccccggccgggtggagatatttgggtgtgtctcctttcacgtgtagcccctgttcacctagcagtgagtaggcacgggatgtaaatcgaggagttgtgaccttgttgtcccggtgtgtggtgtgtgcctggtctcaggcctatccgaatatcggaaataatgagctctgagctcgttccgtagggtaacgtctggctgtctcgtcagagactgcagcagatcaaacagtgaatcacacacacacacacatacatacatacatacatacatacatacatacatacatagatgggagagagagagagagagagagagagagagagagagagagagagagagagagagagagagagagagagagagagagagagagagagagagagagagagagaattatgcatCATacatcttcattctttcctgtccAACAAATTATAGGCTAtttatttaatctctttcatcatCCTTCTTAAATGAAATATACGTCTTAatcatgccagagagagagagagagagagagagagagagagagagagagagagagagagagagagagagagagataatgccaCGTGGTCAGTCCGCAAtgactcacccaccaccacgaGCTGCACGCGACTAACATGGACGGGGGAGTTGAAGAAGTCGACGTGACACTCATACAGACCGGCGTGGAGCGGGTCGAGTCGGCGGTAAGTGAGGGTGGCGCTGGTTCTCTCCACCTGCAGGCTTCCGTCAGGCTGGGAAAGCTGCTTGGCTGCCTTGTACGCGCGCAGATCTCGACTGTATGAGTGTATGGATGGAGAGTTAAAGTTTGATTTTCTCTGTCTATTATTGTCTTTCTGCATGCCTGTCATCTTGCTGATTGATTTTGTCGgtctatctttgtctttctgcAAGTCTGTCTGCCTATCCGTCTGTCTTTCCTGCGTTTCTATCTGCTTGTCTCTATTTATgctctttttctgccttttccGTATTTCAATCTGTCTGCCTTTCGTGTTATCATTacctcagatttttttttttttttcggccgGACTCTCAATCTCCCATTCATAAAAATAGTATTTCCTCTAAGCTACATTTCCccaactcctcttcttcaccaatGAAACATATGCACTTTATTTCTCAGCTTTTAGTAATCCATGGCCAGTTTTCATTTCACGTAAAGGgacaagaaatatgaaaaacaaagtCTCACCTGAAGAGCGGCCTCAGATTTTCGTCCTCAGATACCTTATACCACAGCACTAATTTGGGAGCGTCACCAGGTCTTCTGGTCTTGAAGTGGCATGGGAGCTGGACGCGTCCTCCTACCACGCCCTCCACCACCATGGCTGCCGCGACCACAGGGGACGAAAGGAAGGGTTAGTTGGAGTGTGGGAAGAGGAATTTTGAATAGATAAGCTGGTTCGAGTATGTCAGAGGAAAGTTAAGTATGTGGTGAGAAATTTCTTATCGGCCTTTCTAAGTTTAAGCgtatgaggaagaaactgaatcaTTCTCTCCAAGTTTGAGTATATGAAGAGAAACCGTATCTGTCTCTGCAAATTTGATTATATGAAGGAAAACTTTAAGCCTGTCTTTCTAAGTTGGAATATATGTGGAAaatcttttatttgatttatgagagagaaaaaaaaacatatgaataTATGAGtatatagatgaatagatatttTAAACAGAGAAGCAAACACATACATAAGCAAATAAATCAAGCTCCCTAGGATGAGATTGAGAGCAGACACACAGCAGTGAAAGTGAGTGCTGAAGATTACGAGTATCTGACTCGTAATCACGACTACACAAAAATAGAGAACCCTTAATCAAAGTAATGGCAGGTGTGACTCCGAGCATACACCTcacctggtaaaaaaaaaaaaataaataaaacaaatacaaaaaagtgACAATAGGAatgataaagtaataaaaaaaaaaatttaaatccaACTGCCCCCATAACACCGCCCACGCCCACGGGGTGTGTATGTATTTCTAATCTGGAGTTATTTGGAACTGTAAAACATTGTAATTAGGCAATATAATCCAGCGAGACGCATTCCATGACTAGTTATTGGCGAACCACGATAATAGCCAGGCCAGGATCCACTGTGAGCTACATTTTTAGTCCGGCTTGTAAACAACAttaaggtttttctttttttttcctctgttttaatCGCATCCAGCCCGTACGTCAATGTAATCACGTAATTATGGTGTAGGTatatttggttgttgttgttgttgttgatgatggtggtggtggtggtggtggtggtggtggtggtggtggtgggagggggtgGTAATgccgttttttttcattgttgttgttgttgttgttgatgatggtggtggtggtggtggtggtgggaggggacaGTAATGCTGTtttttctcgttgttgttgtgttgttgttgttgttgctgttgttgttgctgttgctgttgctgctgctgctgctgctgctgctgctgctgctgtttgttgttATCGTCCTTCTCCCaatatattcttttctgttcttgttaACCTTTTTTCACCcttgtattctttctattttgttcatttcctttttctcgctTGTCtgctcatttttcttttgatctttttcttatttccttttctttacgttccatgttcttcatatttt of Portunus trituberculatus isolate SZX2019 chromosome 37, ASM1759143v1, whole genome shotgun sequence contains these proteins:
- the LOC123513998 gene encoding uncharacterized protein LOC123513998 is translated as MTWWYRVMALVTVCDVVLLGASEEPAMVVEGVVGGRVQLPCHFKTRRPGDAPKLVLWYKVSEDENLRPLFSRDLRAYKAAKQLSQPDGSLQVERTSATLTYRRLDPLHAGLYECHVDFFNSPVHVSRVQLVVVEPVERVDILEEGGVEVRDGVLGPYPAGHILNVTCLARQGVPLPSVRWWTGGMVLKSSREVVEAKVENNLVVENISRAWHLRQLTCTANNSRLYRAAVATVTVHMILLPVSVRLRVPVPLVVGQRAILRCEATGSNPAPRLSWILQQIAMRESKSWEEGNKTFSELILNVTRHLHLARVTCSATNLALNASLTNFTTLTVHYPPSVRASLGQPLRAGSLKEGDNVYFTCSVAANPSTTAITWFHEGRQVVQNRSAGVVTSRSSLVMRNVGRHQAGRYSCEAANTLARVRSAAVTLTIKYRPKCVASVTTYFIYDKPVTVNCTVTSLPSPDSIYWQWEDKDEMTSAELLKRGRSVTTSLLTVASSTSHRRKLYCWATNQIGDQIVPCNFTIREVGVPGWSCRVVHISTSSLTLVCLTPPQLEENATTLYTAEVYLWNKTLLANVTSTSPTFNVSHLHAATNYRLKVYVTYGRITSPPVLVSAYTSDTPAKRGGGSVQGGRLGGAVGGMVVAAALASTAVCARLYRGRRVPRRTGTKTLHLVATTEDTRPMLRPGGECQPATVLEEEDEEDMLARLDDEEAPMMGKEEEEEEEDQVFRVVVDPLSCSAGLVRHKQEAASALHEVKIKTTAAKKAETTSGEKLHIGEWMQLVPQECEDSLARKLQHVAGDKNHREQQQQQQQLGEWLQHMPGDWVVASSLHEPLLHFPAHKSPGLWIRPPPQESYCAQSGSLSLESNGNGHNPVKFSTTQVVEKCSIEEASYDGDGLAENYEDWRVKFSPNMKLDSLPKTLRPQSIHRSDFRYNSLRLPAFRLLEGNYNHPPGASHQPGTLPEDANNNNNNNSIDTSRNTQHETIFDTNSNFNRNSLFLPPNTIRDDLSWSLPHPLRTETRRQPQRQVLHEQEGSHPPAMLQRLQRVAQPRSRSTVGGEQPSSSMMSEHELAGQEQAAKDSPRSMWRLRFSEETIL